A DNA window from Janibacter sp. A1S7 contains the following coding sequences:
- the ccsB gene encoding c-type cytochrome biogenesis protein CcsB, with translation MNNEMLAQYANYALASAALLVTVAMLCYALYLAQAVPVRERAEADAKVPATVGGPTVGGPTVGDSDEGGDAHAETGPETAVETPMRARKAAGIAGSFTWLAAGLLLLSAALRGIAVERFPLGNLFEFSVAGAFFALATFSVASTRRDLRWLGVFVTGFVTLLLMVASTAWYVAADELVPSLQSYWLPIHVTVATLAVGVLTVGAIVSGLYLLSDREVGGERFWRKLPPPQSLERFSYSLHIIGFPLWSFTLIAGAIWAREAWGAYWTWDPKEVWTFVIWTIYAAYLHARATKTTPRRMANWIAVAGFVCIVINYTVVNFYFIGMHSYAQ, from the coding sequence ATGAACAACGAGATGCTGGCCCAGTACGCCAACTACGCGCTGGCCTCCGCCGCGCTGCTGGTCACCGTGGCGATGCTCTGCTACGCCCTCTACCTCGCGCAGGCCGTGCCGGTGCGTGAGCGGGCGGAGGCGGACGCCAAGGTCCCGGCGACCGTGGGCGGCCCGACCGTGGGCGGCCCGACCGTGGGCGACAGCGACGAAGGGGGCGACGCCCACGCCGAGACCGGTCCAGAGACCGCTGTCGAGACACCGATGAGGGCGCGCAAGGCCGCCGGCATCGCCGGCTCCTTCACGTGGCTGGCCGCCGGGCTCCTCCTGCTCTCGGCTGCACTGCGCGGGATCGCCGTCGAGCGCTTCCCCCTGGGCAACCTCTTCGAGTTCAGCGTCGCCGGTGCCTTCTTCGCCCTGGCGACGTTCAGCGTCGCCTCGACCCGTCGTGACCTGCGCTGGCTCGGGGTCTTCGTCACCGGCTTCGTCACGCTGCTGCTCATGGTCGCCTCGACCGCCTGGTACGTCGCGGCCGACGAGTTGGTGCCCTCGCTGCAGTCCTACTGGCTGCCGATCCACGTGACCGTGGCGACCTTGGCGGTCGGTGTCCTGACCGTCGGCGCGATCGTCAGCGGGCTCTACCTGCTCAGCGACCGCGAGGTGGGCGGCGAGCGGTTCTGGCGCAAGCTGCCGCCGCCGCAGTCGTTGGAGAGGTTCTCCTACTCCCTGCACATCATCGGTTTCCCGCTGTGGTCCTTCACCCTCATCGCCGGCGCCATCTGGGCGCGCGAAGCCTGGGGTGCGTACTGGACCTGGGACCCGAAGGAGGTGTGGACCTTCGTCATCTGGACGATCTATGCCGCCTACCTGCACGCTCGCGCGACGAAGACCACCCCGCGGCGCATGGCGAACTGGATCGCCGTCGCAGGTTTCGTGTGCATCGTCATCAACTACACGGTCGTGAACTTCTACTTCATCGGCATGCACAGCTACGCGCAGTAA
- a CDS encoding vitamin K epoxide reductase family protein: MPQSKTEPATAVPVSVASGRGLGRLYLVGGLIGLVCAVVLLVEKNELLKNPDYVPTCSINPILSCGSVMTTPQAAAFGIPNPIIGVAGFAALAMLGALLVTGTSLRPWLRLATQTTVTLAVLFIHWLIYQTLYVIGALCPYCMIVWVVTIAVFWYTTVHTLQRLQHTATPRGHRALTTLTEYRAAILTGWYLVIIVLIAIRFWDYWVTLA, from the coding sequence ATGCCGCAGTCGAAAACTGAGCCGGCGACCGCGGTACCCGTGTCCGTAGCCAGCGGACGTGGACTGGGCCGGCTGTACCTCGTCGGAGGACTGATCGGGCTGGTCTGCGCGGTTGTGCTGCTCGTGGAGAAGAACGAGCTGCTGAAGAACCCGGACTACGTCCCCACCTGCAGCATCAACCCCATTCTCTCCTGCGGCTCGGTCATGACCACCCCGCAGGCCGCTGCCTTCGGCATCCCCAACCCGATCATCGGAGTCGCCGGCTTCGCCGCCCTGGCCATGCTCGGAGCACTCCTCGTCACCGGCACCAGCCTGCGCCCATGGTTGCGGCTGGCCACCCAGACGACGGTCACCCTCGCCGTGCTGTTCATCCACTGGCTGATCTACCAGACCCTCTACGTCATCGGCGCCCTGTGCCCCTACTGCATGATCGTGTGGGTCGTGACCATCGCGGTCTTCTGGTACACCACCGTCCACACCCTGCAGCGCCTCCAACACACGGCCACTCCACGTGGACACCGCGCACTGACCACCCTCACCGAGTACCGCGCAGCGATCCTGACCGGCTGGTACCTCGTGATCATCGTCCTCATCGCCATCAGGTTCTGGGACTACTGGGTCACCCTCGCGTGA
- the coxB gene encoding cytochrome c oxidase subunit II, which yields MSSSTTSPRVRRGIGAIGLVAALSAVSACSAVGVNTSIKNGYLPEGVTEESVLVENLWIWSWVAALAVGVLVWGLILWCMVAYRRRKDDDGSLPIQLQYNVPLEILYTVVPMFMVGALFFYTEQATSQLQDVSKEPDVTINVVGKQWSWDFNYVEANVHETGQMADLDGTPGAEKNLPTLYLPKGQRVEFVLTSRDVIHSFWVPAFLEKMDVNPGIVNRFQVTPSQTGTFQGKCAELCGAYHSQMLFNVKIVEPAEYEAYLQGLRDKGQTGLLGIDLNREGINERDRKRLDEALTTDEETN from the coding sequence GTGTCTTCGAGCACAACGTCCCCGCGCGTACGTCGCGGGATCGGTGCGATCGGACTCGTCGCCGCCCTGTCGGCCGTCTCGGCCTGCAGCGCGGTCGGCGTCAACACCAGCATCAAGAACGGGTACCTGCCCGAGGGGGTCACCGAGGAGTCCGTGCTCGTGGAGAACCTGTGGATCTGGTCGTGGGTCGCGGCGCTGGCCGTGGGAGTGCTCGTGTGGGGCCTGATCCTGTGGTGCATGGTGGCCTACCGCAGGCGCAAGGACGACGACGGCTCGCTGCCGATCCAGTTGCAGTACAACGTGCCGCTGGAGATCCTCTACACCGTCGTGCCGATGTTCATGGTCGGTGCGCTCTTCTTCTATACCGAGCAGGCAACGTCGCAATTGCAGGACGTCTCGAAGGAGCCCGACGTCACGATCAACGTCGTCGGCAAGCAGTGGAGCTGGGACTTCAACTACGTCGAGGCCAACGTCCACGAGACCGGGCAGATGGCCGACCTGGACGGCACCCCGGGTGCCGAGAAGAATCTGCCGACCCTGTACCTGCCGAAGGGCCAGCGGGTGGAGTTCGTCCTCACCTCGCGTGACGTCATCCACTCCTTCTGGGTCCCGGCGTTCCTCGAGAAGATGGATGTCAACCCGGGCATCGTCAACCGCTTCCAGGTGACGCCGTCGCAGACGGGCACCTTCCAGGGCAAGTGCGCGGAGCTGTGTGGTGCGTACCACTCCCAGATGCTCTTCAACGTCAAGATCGTCGAGCCGGCCGAGTACGAGGCCTACCTGCAGGGCCTGCGGGACAAGGGCCAGACCGGGCTCCTGGGCATCGATCTCAACCGCGAGGGGATCAACGAGCGCGATCGCAAGCGCCTCGACGAGGCGCTCACTACCGACGAGGAGACGAACTGA
- a CDS encoding TlpA disulfide reductase family protein: MTVHRPSRRTVVTSASTLAVMAIAGCSSSSDTADAAQDAGYRSGDGALRMIAPEDRGEPVDLAGETIRDKTWDSADHRGQVVVVNLWASWCGPCAKEAPHLVATYEAMKGEDVTFVGIDYRESSVATGLAQAKTWGFVWPSIYDESGTTAIAMQGMMTTQPSTAVLDRQGRIAAVVLGATTESTLTGMIEDTLAESNG; the protein is encoded by the coding sequence ATGACCGTCCATCGTCCCTCCCGCCGTACCGTGGTCACCTCCGCGAGCACCCTTGCCGTCATGGCGATCGCCGGCTGCTCGTCCTCGTCCGACACCGCGGATGCGGCCCAAGACGCCGGCTACCGCTCGGGTGACGGCGCCCTGCGCATGATCGCGCCGGAGGATCGGGGTGAGCCGGTCGACCTTGCCGGGGAGACCATCCGCGACAAGACGTGGGACTCCGCGGACCACCGCGGTCAGGTCGTCGTGGTCAACCTGTGGGCCAGCTGGTGCGGCCCGTGCGCCAAGGAGGCGCCGCATCTGGTCGCCACTTACGAGGCGATGAAGGGGGAGGACGTGACCTTCGTGGGGATCGACTACCGCGAGTCCTCGGTGGCCACGGGTCTGGCACAGGCGAAGACGTGGGGTTTCGTCTGGCCCTCGATCTATGACGAGAGCGGCACCACGGCCATCGCCATGCAGGGCATGATGACCACCCAGCCTTCGACCGCGGTGTTGGACCGTCAGGGCCGGATCGCCGCGGTCGTCCTCGGCGCGACGACCGAGAGCACGCTGACCGGCATGATCGAGGACACTCTGGCCGAGAGCAACGGATGA
- the ctaD gene encoding cytochrome c oxidase subunit I: MSTISGALSRNTSEAEVSEKALARRERAGSQFVRIITSTDHKVIGNLYMVTSFLWFLLGGLMAVVIRLELWAPGLQVVDNPEQYNEMFTMHGTIMLLLFATPAFAGFANALMPLQIGAPDVAFPRLNMFAYWLYFFGAIIAGAGLLTPGGAAAFGWTAYAPLSDPTYSPGVGGDLWVWGLALAGFGTILGAVNFITTIICMRAPGMTMFRMPIFTWGILITSVLVLMAFPILASALIALGVDREFGGQIFAAESGGALLWQHLFWFFGHPEVYILALPFFGVISEILPVFSRKPIFGYKTLVFATIAIAALSVSVWAHHMYGTGQVFLPFFAVMTMAISVPTGVKFFNWIGTMWGGKLEFSTPMIWALGFLVTFLFGGLTGVIMASPALDFQITDSYFIVAHFHYVLFGTIVFSAFGGVYFWWPKWTGKMLNESLGKVHFWLTFVGFHMTFLIQHWLGVEGMPRRYADYMPEDNFQLGNQISTAGSLILAVSFLPFFYNVWKTHVSAPKVEVDDPWGYGGSLEWATSCPPPRHNFTSIPPIRSERPTFDMNHPEYAPKTLRARSAVTAKEEVTR; this comes from the coding sequence ATGTCGACGATCTCCGGTGCATTGAGCCGGAACACGAGTGAGGCGGAGGTCTCCGAGAAGGCCCTCGCCCGCCGCGAGAGGGCCGGGAGCCAGTTCGTGCGCATCATCACCTCGACCGACCACAAGGTCATCGGCAACCTCTACATGGTGACCAGCTTCCTGTGGTTCCTGCTCGGCGGTCTGATGGCGGTGGTAATCCGTCTCGAGTTGTGGGCCCCGGGCCTGCAGGTGGTGGACAATCCCGAGCAGTACAACGAGATGTTCACCATGCACGGCACGATCATGCTGCTGCTGTTCGCGACGCCGGCCTTCGCCGGCTTCGCCAACGCGCTCATGCCGTTGCAGATCGGGGCGCCGGACGTGGCCTTCCCGCGGCTGAACATGTTCGCCTACTGGCTCTACTTCTTCGGTGCCATCATCGCCGGTGCCGGTCTGCTTACCCCTGGCGGTGCGGCGGCCTTCGGGTGGACCGCCTACGCGCCGCTGTCCGACCCGACGTACAGCCCCGGAGTCGGCGGTGACCTGTGGGTGTGGGGTCTGGCCCTCGCCGGTTTCGGCACCATCCTCGGTGCGGTCAACTTCATCACCACGATCATCTGCATGCGCGCACCCGGCATGACGATGTTTCGGATGCCGATCTTCACCTGGGGCATCCTGATCACGTCGGTGCTGGTCCTGATGGCCTTTCCGATCCTGGCGTCCGCACTCATCGCTCTCGGTGTGGATCGAGAGTTCGGTGGGCAGATCTTCGCCGCCGAGAGCGGCGGGGCGTTGCTGTGGCAGCACCTCTTCTGGTTCTTCGGTCACCCCGAGGTCTACATCCTCGCGCTGCCCTTCTTCGGCGTGATCTCCGAGATCCTGCCAGTCTTCTCCCGCAAGCCGATCTTCGGGTACAAGACGCTCGTCTTCGCCACGATCGCCATCGCGGCCCTGTCGGTCTCGGTGTGGGCCCACCACATGTACGGCACCGGTCAGGTCTTCCTACCCTTCTTCGCCGTCATGACGATGGCGATCTCGGTCCCGACGGGTGTGAAGTTCTTCAACTGGATCGGCACGATGTGGGGCGGCAAGCTGGAGTTCAGCACACCGATGATCTGGGCGCTCGGCTTCCTGGTCACCTTCCTCTTCGGTGGCCTGACCGGCGTCATCATGGCTAGCCCCGCGTTGGACTTCCAGATCACCGACTCCTACTTCATCGTCGCCCACTTCCACTACGTCCTCTTCGGCACGATCGTCTTCTCCGCCTTTGGCGGGGTCTACTTCTGGTGGCCCAAGTGGACCGGCAAGATGCTCAACGAGTCCCTGGGCAAGGTGCACTTCTGGCTCACGTTCGTCGGCTTCCACATGACCTTCCTCATCCAGCACTGGCTGGGTGTCGAGGGCATGCCCCGCCGTTACGCGGACTACATGCCTGAGGACAACTTCCAGCTGGGCAACCAGATCTCCACGGCGGGTTCGCTGATCCTGGCGGTCAGCTTCCTGCCCTTCTTCTACAACGTGTGGAAGACGCACGTGAGCGCTCCGAAGGTCGAGGTCGACGACCCGTGGGGGTACGGCGGCAGCCTTGAGTGGGCGACCTCCTGCCCGCCACCGCGGCACAACTTCACGTCGATCCCGCCGATCCGCTCCGAGCGTCCGACCTTCGACATGAACCATCCCGAGTACGCACCCAAGACGCTGCGGGCACGATCCGCCGTCACCGCGAAGGAAGAGGTCACCAGATAA
- a CDS encoding cytochrome ubiquinol oxidase subunit I, protein MDVLELARWQFAITTVYHFLFVPITIGLSAIVAWYHSRWIRTRNEEHLRMAKFLGKLFTINFALGLVTGIVQEFQFGMNWSSYSRFVGDIFGAPLALEALLAFFLESTFLGLWIFGWGRIPERLHAACMWIVHIGTVLSAYFILAANSFMQNPVGYRINPQTGRAEMSDFIAVLTNEVQLVAFPHVITASYMVGGAVVMGVGLHKLRKVTRDAKGDDVADRRMYRHATRLGAVVTLVAGLGMTISGDLQGKVMTDVQPMKMAAAEALYETPPEGECAPFSALTIAGLGGEDPTHVIEIPCLLSFLGTGTWDGQVQGMVELENEYRAKFADGELTQADTYIPPIAVTYWNFRLMMGAGFFAMAVAAWVLFATRKDRVPMQRWVQPLTVLAPLATVLGQSFGWIFTEVGRQPWVVFGEMTTRTAVSPSVGATDVWISMGVFTLLYGALAVVEVRLLLDYIRRGAEPFEEPRLVEDDEPLQFAY, encoded by the coding sequence ATGGACGTGCTGGAGCTTGCGCGGTGGCAGTTCGCGATCACCACCGTGTACCACTTCCTCTTCGTGCCGATCACGATCGGGCTCTCTGCGATCGTCGCCTGGTACCACTCCCGCTGGATCCGCACCCGCAACGAGGAACACCTGCGGATGGCGAAGTTCCTGGGCAAGCTCTTCACGATCAACTTCGCGCTCGGGCTCGTCACCGGCATCGTCCAGGAGTTCCAGTTCGGGATGAACTGGTCGAGCTACTCCCGTTTCGTCGGCGACATCTTCGGCGCGCCACTGGCGCTGGAGGCGCTGCTCGCCTTCTTCCTCGAGTCGACGTTCCTCGGCCTGTGGATCTTCGGTTGGGGTCGCATCCCGGAGCGGCTGCACGCGGCCTGCATGTGGATCGTGCATATCGGCACCGTGCTTTCGGCGTACTTCATCCTCGCGGCCAACTCCTTCATGCAGAACCCCGTCGGCTACCGGATCAACCCGCAGACCGGGCGCGCGGAGATGAGCGACTTCATCGCGGTCCTGACCAACGAGGTCCAGCTCGTCGCCTTCCCGCACGTCATCACCGCCTCCTACATGGTCGGTGGCGCCGTGGTCATGGGCGTCGGCCTGCACAAGCTGCGCAAAGTGACCAGAGATGCGAAGGGGGACGATGTCGCCGACCGCAGGATGTACCGCCACGCGACCCGCCTGGGTGCCGTCGTCACCCTCGTCGCCGGTCTCGGGATGACGATCAGCGGCGACCTGCAGGGCAAGGTGATGACCGATGTCCAGCCGATGAAGATGGCTGCCGCGGAGGCCCTGTACGAGACCCCACCGGAGGGCGAGTGCGCCCCCTTCTCCGCCCTAACGATCGCCGGTCTCGGTGGCGAGGACCCGACCCACGTCATCGAGATCCCCTGCCTGCTCTCCTTCCTCGGCACCGGCACCTGGGACGGGCAGGTGCAGGGAATGGTCGAGCTGGAGAACGAGTACCGGGCGAAGTTCGCCGACGGTGAGCTCACGCAGGCCGACACCTACATCCCGCCGATCGCGGTGACGTACTGGAACTTCCGCCTGATGATGGGCGCCGGGTTCTTCGCGATGGCCGTCGCCGCGTGGGTGCTGTTTGCCACCCGCAAGGACCGCGTGCCCATGCAGCGCTGGGTCCAACCCCTGACCGTGCTCGCCCCGCTCGCCACGGTCCTCGGGCAGAGCTTCGGGTGGATCTTCACCGAGGTCGGCCGCCAGCCATGGGTCGTCTTCGGCGAGATGACCACTCGCACCGCCGTCTCCCCCTCCGTCGGGGCCACGGATGTGTGGATCTCGATGGGCGTGTTCACCCTGCTCTACGGGGCGTTGGCCGTCGTCGAGGTCCGTCTGCTGCTCGACTACATCCGCCGCGGTGCCGAGCCCTTCGAGGAACCACGCCTCGTCGAGGACGACGAGCCGCTCCAGTTCGCCTACTGA
- the resB gene encoding cytochrome c biogenesis protein ResB, giving the protein MAIGTKPDPKQTITQPRLGVVGWARWGWRQLTSMRTALFLLLLLAIGAVPGSVFPQRNFDPGRTADWIERHETTGPILDKLGAFEVYSSPWFSAIYLLLFISLIGCIIPRTGVHLRAMRGKPPRAPRRLARLEAHAEGEVEGSVEEVREAATTVLRGRRFRVASHDEVSVSAEKGYLKETGNLVFHTSLVVLIVGVAVGYLWGWKADIIVPSGESFVSTVTRYDTWAPGPLVDESSLVPFVVTVEEMTADFNDRDPAAGSFGMPRDFEANVSVDPIEGEEFTDAIKVNGPLEMKDATVFLLGNGYAPVVTVKDTEGQVLYKGATAFLAQDGNYRSTGAIKVGAASEPEQFGFVGLFLPTATIDPELGPISVFPDTRAPALALSLYTGELYPGGSPQSVFTLDTESMDKVETADGTDQTRLWLTPGDTKKLPGDRGTITFDGIERYAGFSVRHDPGEELVLISSLLALGGLIVTLVVRRRRVFVRLTEVDGRVRVEVGGMSRDDDEGLTEVVEQVRDRLIGESRTS; this is encoded by the coding sequence ATGGCGATCGGCACGAAACCCGACCCGAAGCAGACCATCACCCAGCCCAGGCTCGGTGTCGTCGGCTGGGCGCGGTGGGGCTGGCGACAGCTGACGAGCATGCGCACGGCACTGTTCCTGCTGCTGCTCTTGGCGATCGGAGCCGTGCCCGGCTCGGTCTTCCCGCAGCGCAACTTCGATCCCGGGCGCACCGCGGACTGGATCGAGCGCCACGAGACGACCGGCCCGATCCTCGACAAGCTCGGGGCCTTCGAGGTCTACTCCTCGCCGTGGTTCTCGGCGATCTACCTGCTGCTGTTCATCTCACTCATCGGCTGCATCATCCCGCGGACCGGGGTCCACCTGCGCGCCATGCGCGGCAAGCCCCCGCGTGCGCCGCGCCGTCTGGCCCGTCTGGAGGCCCACGCCGAGGGCGAGGTGGAGGGCAGTGTCGAGGAGGTCCGTGAGGCCGCGACCACGGTGCTGCGGGGGCGCCGGTTCCGCGTCGCCAGCCATGACGAGGTCAGCGTCTCCGCGGAGAAGGGTTACCTCAAGGAGACCGGCAACCTCGTCTTCCACACGAGTTTGGTCGTGCTGATCGTCGGCGTCGCGGTCGGTTACCTGTGGGGGTGGAAGGCCGACATCATCGTCCCTTCCGGGGAGTCTTTCGTCAGCACCGTCACGCGCTATGACACCTGGGCGCCGGGGCCGCTTGTCGATGAGTCCTCTCTCGTACCCTTCGTCGTCACGGTCGAGGAGATGACCGCCGACTTCAACGACCGGGACCCGGCCGCAGGCTCCTTCGGCATGCCGCGGGATTTCGAGGCGAACGTGAGCGTCGACCCCATCGAGGGTGAGGAGTTCACCGACGCCATCAAGGTCAACGGGCCGCTGGAGATGAAGGACGCCACGGTCTTCCTCCTCGGCAACGGCTACGCGCCCGTCGTGACCGTCAAGGACACCGAGGGGCAGGTCCTCTACAAGGGGGCCACAGCCTTCCTCGCGCAGGACGGCAACTACCGCTCCACCGGTGCGATCAAGGTCGGCGCCGCGAGCGAGCCCGAGCAGTTCGGGTTTGTCGGGCTCTTCCTGCCCACGGCGACGATCGACCCGGAGCTCGGCCCGATCTCGGTCTTCCCCGACACCCGGGCGCCGGCGCTGGCGCTCAGCCTCTACACCGGTGAGCTCTACCCCGGCGGCAGCCCACAATCCGTCTTCACCCTCGACACCGAGTCGATGGACAAGGTCGAGACGGCCGACGGCACCGACCAGACGCGGCTGTGGCTGACCCCCGGCGACACCAAGAAACTGCCCGGTGACCGCGGCACGATCACCTTCGACGGCATCGAGCGCTACGCCGGCTTCTCCGTGCGCCATGACCCAGGCGAGGAACTGGTACTGATCTCCTCGCTGCTGGCGCTGGGTGGCCTCATCGTCACCCTCGTCGTCAGGCGGCGACGGGTCTTCGTGCGCCTGACCGAGGTCGACGGCCGGGTGCGGGTCGAGGTGGGCGGCATGAGCCGTGACGACGACGAGGGACTGACCGAGGTGGTCGAGCAGGTGCGCGACCGACTCATAGGAGAATCGAGGACATCATGA
- a CDS encoding M23 family metallopeptidase translates to MSEYSGRHRPPTRAERRAQERRSRLPKSLSAAYAMPTAAAVTLALIAVGATAAQSSAFTGGTDQASASLEATALLDDPQLGKTARTEVAAASRDSSSLSERRQAVSEDVVDSQVRAEERADRDKERKELAEQDAAEATAEAGVAAPTEDGAEESASGWARPLEGASLTSGYGFRWGRLHAGQDYSASIGTPLRAMGVGTVVGAGSISGYGIYIDIQYADGSVSRYGHLSSVAAVAGQQVAAGETVGYSGNTGQSTGPHLHMEIRPGGGETINPTGWLAERGIL, encoded by the coding sequence ATGAGTGAGTATTCGGGTCGACACCGTCCTCCTACACGCGCCGAGCGCCGCGCCCAGGAACGCCGCTCCCGCCTCCCCAAGAGCCTCTCGGCCGCCTACGCGATGCCGACCGCTGCTGCCGTGACTCTGGCGCTCATTGCCGTCGGAGCCACCGCCGCGCAGTCCTCGGCCTTCACAGGGGGGACCGACCAGGCCAGCGCCTCCCTCGAGGCGACCGCGCTGCTCGACGACCCACAACTGGGCAAGACCGCGCGCACCGAGGTGGCCGCGGCCTCCCGCGACAGCTCCAGCCTGTCCGAGCGTCGCCAGGCCGTCTCCGAAGACGTCGTCGACAGCCAGGTCCGCGCCGAGGAGCGCGCCGACCGGGACAAGGAGCGCAAGGAGCTCGCCGAGCAGGATGCCGCCGAGGCGACGGCGGAGGCCGGAGTCGCTGCACCGACCGAGGACGGAGCCGAGGAGTCCGCGTCCGGGTGGGCACGCCCGTTGGAGGGCGCTTCGCTCACCTCCGGCTACGGCTTCCGGTGGGGACGCCTCCACGCTGGCCAGGACTACAGCGCGTCCATCGGCACGCCGCTGCGGGCGATGGGTGTCGGCACGGTCGTCGGCGCCGGATCGATAAGCGGCTACGGGATCTACATCGACATCCAGTACGCCGACGGTTCCGTCTCCCGCTACGGGCACCTCTCCTCGGTCGCCGCCGTTGCCGGCCAGCAGGTCGCCGCCGGCGAGACCGTAGGCTACTCCGGCAACACCGGTCAGTCGACCGGTCCGCACCTCCACATGGAGATCCGCCCCGGTGGCGGCGAGACGATCAACCCGACGGGCTGGCTCGCAGAGCGCGGCATCCTCTGA
- a CDS encoding DsbA family protein encodes MSKSLKLSMAMIVAVLVAITAAVALSRPDDAPTSAGSSDGMSEPLVREDSPRLTSGKDAVFVEFLDFECEACGAAHPVIKDLREQYGDDVTFVVRYLPLHGNSMNAALAAEAAKEQGEFEAMHDKLFETQAEWSHSESSKAKVFQGYAKELGLDMQQYRADVKDPAIKKRIEQSKSDAQTVGVTGTPTFFLDGEKIQPTSVADFEARLDAAVEN; translated from the coding sequence GTGAGCAAGAGCCTGAAGCTGTCCATGGCCATGATCGTGGCGGTCCTCGTGGCGATCACCGCTGCGGTGGCATTGAGCCGACCCGATGACGCACCGACATCTGCCGGGTCGAGCGACGGCATGTCTGAACCGTTGGTGCGGGAGGACAGCCCGCGCCTGACCTCGGGCAAGGACGCGGTCTTCGTGGAGTTCCTCGACTTCGAGTGCGAGGCCTGCGGAGCGGCTCATCCCGTGATCAAGGACCTGCGGGAGCAGTACGGCGACGACGTGACCTTCGTCGTGCGCTACCTGCCTTTGCATGGCAACTCGATGAACGCTGCCCTGGCCGCCGAGGCGGCCAAGGAGCAGGGTGAGTTCGAGGCCATGCACGACAAGCTGTTCGAGACCCAGGCCGAGTGGAGCCACTCGGAGTCGTCCAAGGCGAAGGTCTTCCAGGGCTACGCCAAGGAATTGGGTCTGGACATGCAGCAGTACCGGGCAGACGTGAAGGACCCGGCCATCAAGAAGCGCATCGAGCAGAGCAAGAGCGATGCCCAGACAGTGGGTGTCACCGGCACACCTACGTTCTTCCTCGACGGCGAGAAGATCCAGCCGACCAGCGTCGCCGACTTCGAGGCCCGTCTCGATGCCGCAGTCGAAAACTGA
- a CDS encoding cytochrome c biogenesis CcdA family protein — MMAPALSSLAAGLSDQIAGGALPLAVLVAALAGLVSFATPCVLPLVPGYLGYVTGLSDVALEERSRGRMVLGALLFILGFTVVFVLASMFVATAGRALVEHRELLMRIGGVVVILMALVFLGAGAQRTFRLPVKPATGLAGAPVLGAVFGLGWAPCMGPTLAAVLALNLAGDASMTRAVVLAVAYCLGLGLPFILIAAAYERWAPVSAWLQRHQRAIQVVGAGLLIIVGLLLLTGGWDTITQWLQIRLISDWEVPL, encoded by the coding sequence ATGATGGCCCCAGCGCTGTCGTCGCTCGCGGCCGGGCTGAGCGATCAGATCGCCGGAGGCGCTCTGCCGCTGGCGGTGCTCGTGGCTGCCCTGGCCGGGCTCGTCTCCTTCGCCACCCCCTGCGTGCTGCCGCTCGTGCCGGGCTACCTGGGCTACGTCACCGGTCTGTCCGACGTCGCTCTGGAGGAGCGCAGCCGCGGTCGGATGGTCCTGGGCGCGCTGCTGTTCATCCTGGGCTTCACAGTGGTCTTCGTGCTCGCGTCGATGTTCGTCGCCACCGCCGGCCGCGCGCTCGTGGAGCACCGCGAGTTGCTGATGCGCATCGGCGGTGTGGTGGTGATCCTCATGGCCTTGGTCTTCCTCGGGGCGGGCGCGCAGCGGACCTTCCGCCTACCGGTCAAGCCCGCGACCGGGCTGGCCGGGGCACCGGTCCTCGGGGCGGTCTTCGGCCTCGGCTGGGCACCGTGCATGGGCCCGACGCTGGCCGCCGTGCTCGCGCTCAACCTCGCCGGTGACGCCTCGATGACCCGGGCTGTGGTCCTCGCCGTGGCGTACTGCCTCGGGCTGGGACTGCCCTTCATCCTCATCGCCGCGGCGTACGAGCGCTGGGCCCCGGTCTCCGCATGGCTGCAACGACACCAGCGCGCGATTCAGGTCGTCGGCGCAGGCCTGCTCATCATCGTCGGGCTGCTCCTGCTCACCGGCGGCTGGGACACCATCACCCAGTGGCTGCAGATCCGCCTGATCAGCGACTGGGAGGTGCCCCTCTGA